TATTCGATCCCAATTTTTATGGATAAAAAACGATCAATGTTAAATCATCCGGTGATCGAGCTCATCCGTTCAGCGCTCGATATTATCGACCGAAACTGGCGTTATGAAGATGTGTTCCGTTGTTTTAAAACGGACTTGCTCTTCCCGTTAAATGAAGAAATTTATGAAATGAGAGAGCGCGTCGACCAACTTGAAAACTACGTGCTTTCATATGGCATTCAAGGTGCGAGATGGTACCAAAAAGAACCGTGGACGTACCAGCGGGTTCGCACAACAGCTGAAGGGGAACGAAAACGAAGCAAATATGAGGAAGCATTTGAAAGAGAGATTAATGACCTAAAAACGATGTTAACTGCTCCGCTCATACAATTAGCAAAACGAATGAAAACGGCGAAAACGTCACGTGATCGCTGTACAGTTATTTATCAATTTCTAGAAGATTGTGACGTACCGAAAAAGCTTGAGTGGCTTCGTGATCAAGCGATTAAAACGCATGACTTAGAACGCGCTAGAGAGCACGATCAAGTGTGGAACGCGGTCATTGAACTACTCGATCAAATGGTTGAGCTGACGGGTGAAGAGCAAGTATCGTTCTCACTTTTTAGAAAGCTTGTAGAAACAGGTGTTGAAAGCATGAAGTTTTCAATTATTCCGCCAGCCTTAGACCAAGTGATCGTCGCAGACATGGAGCATTCACGTTTAAGTGATGTAAAAGTAGCGTTTATTTTAGGCGTCAATGAAGGGGTTCTCCCAGCGAAACCTGAAGAAGGTGGAATTGTTTCTGAAGAAGAACGAGAGCTATTAGGAAGCGAAGGTCTCCAACTAGCGCCAGGCAGTACGCGCCAACTACTTAATGAATCATTTATCATTTATTTAGCGCAATCTACGCCGTCAGACCTCTTATACTTTACGTATCCGTTAGCGGATGAAGAAGGGCGTAGTATGCAGCCGTCGATCTTATTAAAACGAATCAAAGATCTTTTCCCGAACTTAGAGGAAAAACTTTGGTTTAATGAGCCTGTCGAAGTTCCGTTTGAAGAGCAATCAAACTTTGTACAAAACCCTGCAGTGACGTTATCGTATTTAACGTATCAGCTTCAGTCGTGGAAAAAAGGCTACGAGATCCCCGACTTTTGGTGGGGCGTTTATAACTGGTTTGTCGAGCATCCAACGTGGCGAAAAGAAACAGAGTACGTGTTAAAAAGCTTGTTTTATGAAAACAAAGCAAAACCACTACCGAAAGAGACGAGCCGTGCGATTTACGGGGATGAAATTAAAACGAGTGTCTCTCGTATTGAGAAGTTCCAAGGTTGTCCGTTTTCGCAATTTGCAAGCCACGGCTTAAAGCTTCAAGAGCGTGAATCGTATAAATTAGAAGCACCTGATATCGGGACACTCTTCCATGCAGCATTGAAAGAAATGGCTGAGCACTTGAAAAATGAGGGAAGAGACTTTGCGCAATTAACGAAAAACGAGTGTACGACACTTTCAAAACAAATTGTCGATCAACTCGCACCAAAAATTCAGCGTGAAATCTTACTGAGTTCGAACAGATATTCGTACATTAAACAAAAACTCGAAGAAGTCGTCGCTCGTGCGTCATCGATTTTAGCGGAGCAATCAAAAGCATCCGGTTTTTCACCCGTTGGTCTTGAAGTCGGTTTCGGACCGAAAGAAGACCTTCCACCACTGACGTTTACGTTAGATAACGGTGTGAAAATGGAATTAATCGGCCGAATTGACCGTGTCGATAAGTCTCAAACGGATCATGGCCTTATGCTGCGCATTATTGATTATAAATCAAGTAAAAAAGACATTAAGCTTATGGACGTGTATTACGGACTGGCGATTCAAATGTTGATTTATTTAGACGTTGTTTTATCCCATTCCGATGAATGGCTAGGGCAAAAAGCGTCTCCAGCCGGTGTTCTCTACTTCCATGTGCATAATCCGCTTATTCAGTCGAATAAGCCGTTATCGATTGAACAACTTGAAGAAGAAATTTTTAAACAGTTTAAAATGAAAGGGTTACTGCCAGCAGACCCTGAAATCATACGAGAAATGGATACGACACTCGAGCAAGGCGTTTCAAATATAATTCCAGCAGGACTGAAAAAAGACGGAAGTCTCCATTCAAGATCGTCTGTGATCTCTGAAGCGGATTACGAAGTCGTTCGCAATTATTTACGAAAACAAGTCGAACAAGTCGGAACGGCTCTCACAGAAGGGAAAATTGACATTACCCCTGTGAAAAATAAACAGCAAGTCGCTTGTACCTTCTGTCCGTACGGATCGTTCTGTCAATTTGATCCGACGATTGAAACGAATGAGTACAATACGTTAAATAAACTAGAGCCAGACGATATATTACAAAAGATGAGAGAAGAAGGGGGAGATTCGGATGAACGTTAATCCTAAACCTCTTGATGTGACATGGACCGATGATCAATGGAAAGCAATCGATGCAAGAGGAAACAACATTTTAGTTGCAGCCGCAGCGGGAAGCGGGAAGACAGCCGTTTTAGTAGAAAGAATTATCCGTACGATCGTGGATCATCAAGCTGATGTCGACCGCTTACTAATCGTGACGTTCACAAACGCAGCAGCGGCTGAAATGAGGACAAGAATTGGTGAAGCGATTGAAAAAGAATTAAAAAAAGATCCCGGTTCCCTACACCTGCGTAGACAATTAACGTTATTAAACCGTGCGAACATCTCAACCCTTCATTCGTTTTGTATGAAAGTGTTGAAGAAGTATTACTTTGAAGTTGAAATTGATCCGAACTTTCGTCTCCTAGATGAAACAGAAGGGGAACTCATCCGTGAAGAAGTGATCGACGACCTTTTTGAAGAGGAGTACGGAAAGGAAAATAATCACGAGTTTTATGCTGTTGTTGATCGGTATAGTGGAGACCGAAGTGATGATGCGCTTCGAAATTTAATTCGAAAGCTATATAACTTCTCTCGCTCCAACCCGAATCCAAATCAATGGTTAGATGAGCTCGTTCATGCATACAACTTAGATGATGTAGGAAGCATGGAAGAGTTAATTTGGACAAAAGAGCTATTTTTTGACATCCATCAGCAATTAGAAGGTGCGGAAGCATGGATTCAAAAAGGGATGGAACTGACGAAAGAGCCAGCTGGACCGTATAAGTACGCGGAAAACTTTGAAGAAGATTTAAAAGTTCTTTATACGCTCCGCCAATGTAAAACGTGGAGCGAAATGTATGAAGCGTTCCAACAAGCGAAGTTTGGCCGCTTAAAATCGATTCCGAAAAAAGACCATGTTGATGAGAACCTAAAGGAACGTGCGAAAAAATATCGCGATACGACGAAAAAGGTCGTTGAAGCGATTCAAAAAGATTACTTTTCAAAAGAACCTGAAGCGTTCATGCATGAATTAAAAGAAATGGCACCAACCGTTGAAACGACTGTTCGGTTAGTGAAAGAGTTCGCTAAAAGGTATATGGACGCGAAAAAAGAGAAAGCTGTCCTCGATTTTAACGACCTTGAGCACCTTTGTTTACAAGTGTTGCTCGACGCTGATGGTAATGAATTAAAACCGTCAAAAGCCGCGTTAGAATTTAAAGATCACTTTGTTGAAGTGTTGATTGACGAGTATCAAGATACGAACCTCGTCCAAGAAACGATTCTTTATTTATTAGCAAAAGAAAATAACCGCTTTATGGTTGGGGACGTAAAGCAAAGTATTTATCGTTTCCGTTTAGCAGAACCATCGTTATTCCTAGATAAGTACAAAACGTACGTAAAGTCTGGTGATGGAGATGGCTGGCGTATTGACTTATCGAAAAACTTTCGAAGCCGTAGCGAAATATTAGATGCAACAAACTTTATTTTTCGCCAAATCATGGATGAATCTGTAGGAGAAATCCCATATGATACCGATGCTGAGCTTCATTTAGGGAACTTAGATTATCCAGAGCAAGAAGGGCTTGAAGCAGAGCTTGCCGTCATTAATAAAGGGGATCCGTTAGAAGTAAAAGACCCACAAGATGAGTCACAATCATTAGAAGAAGATTTAGAAACATCCCAGCTTGAAACGAGATACATCATTCAACAAGTGAAAAAGCTCGTGAAAGAACAACATCTTGTTTATGACAAAAGTATAAAAGGGCAGCGCCCAATCACGTACCGTGACATCGTTATTTTAATGCGTTCAATGCCATGGGCCTCGACCATGATGGAAGAGTGTAAAAAAGAAGGCATTCCTGTATACGCGGATCTATCAACAGGTTACTTTAGTGCGATTGAAGTGCAAATTGTCATGTCGCTTTTAAAAATCATTGATAATCCGTATCAAGATATTCCGCTCGCATCTGTATTACGCTCACCAATTGTCGGCTTTAATGAGCAAGAGCTTGCGCACATTCGTATGATGAAGAAAGAAGTATCCTATTATGATGCGTTAAAAACGACAGCGGAAGAATCGCCAGAAGACGAGATCAAAGAAAAGGCAGCGGACTTCTTAGAAAAATTAACGAACTGGCGAACGAATGCTAGATCAGGTGCACTGTTTGAACTCATTTGGCAAATTTACCGTGAAACAGGTTACTTTGACTATGTCGGTGGGATGCCTGGAGGTAAGCAGCGTCAAGCGAACCTCCGTGCGTTATATGACCGTGCTCGATCCTATGAATCGACGTCGTTCCGCGGTTTGTTCCGTTTCCTTCGTTTTATTGAGCGAATGCAAGAGCGTGGTGATGATTTAGGTACGGCACGAGCATTAGGGGAACAAGAAGATGTCGTGCGCATTATGACGATTCATAAAAGTAAAGGTCTGGAATTCCCCGTCGTGTTTGTTGCGGGAATGAACAAAAAGTTTAATTTACAAGACATGAGTGCGTCTTATTTACTTCATAAAGAGTTAGGTTTCGGCACAAAGTTCATCGATCCAAAGTTACGTGTCGCTTACCCAAGCATTCCGCAACTTGCGATTAAAAAGCGTATGCATTTAGAAAGCTTAGCAGAAGAAATGCGTGTCTTATATGTAGCGCTCACTCGTGCGAAAGAGAAGCTCTATTTAGTCGGAACGGTTCAAAATGCTGAAAAGTCATTAGAGAACTGGCAAGACTTACTCGGGGAAGATGACTGGCTTTTACCTGCAATGGACAGGCAGCGTGGTAAAACATTTATGGACTGGGTTGGACCTGCTGTTTTAAGGCACGGCTCATCAAGCTGTTATCACGGCCCAGGTGGTGTCATCTGTGAAAATGAGGTGGCTGAAGACGCGTCAAAATGGTCGATGGATATTATTGAACGAGACACGTTACAAGTCGAAGAAAAAACAGAAGTAGAAATACAAGAAGATAAGCTTCATAAGTTATATTATCTAGAACCTGTTGAAGGTGCAGCAAATGAAAGCTGGGTTGATGAAAAGCTAAATTGGCAATATGACCGTATTCAAGCGTCGATTCACCGTTCAAAACAAACGGTTAGTGAAATGAAGCGTGAGTTAGAAGATGAGTATAGTGATGTCATGTTCGGCGTTTCGAAATCGTTTCAATCTGCGTATGCGGACAGACCTCAGTTTTTACAAGAAAAAGGTTTAAGTTCAACAGAAATTGGAACCGTCATGCATACTGTTATGCAGCATGTCCCATTAACTGAGCCACCGACCACGGAAAAAATCGATCGCTTATTAGTTGGGATGTATGAAAAAGAATTGTTAACGAGAGATCAAGTCGAAGCTGTTGATGTGAACCATGTCATTGAGTTTTTCAATACAGATATCGGCGAGAGAATGTTAAATGCGAAATGGGTGGAGCGTGAAATTCCATTTAGTTACGGACTTCCGGCTGTTGAAGCTTACCAAACGTGGGAAGAAGACGAGCATACTGATGGGGAGAAAGTTCTCATCCAAGGGGTCATTGACTGTATTTTTGAAGATGAAAATGGCAAGATCATCTTAGTTGATTACAAAACAGACAAGATTACTGGGAAGTATAAAAGTTTTGAAGATGCGAAGGAAGCACTTCTCGGCAGATATGAACTCCAACTATCGATTTATTCCGGGGCGCTTGAAGAAATTTGGAAGCGTGATATCGATGAATCGATTCTTTATTTCTTTGATGGTGGCCATGTCTTGAATTTGGAAGAAGGTGTGTAAAAATGAGACTACTGCATACAGCTGATTGGCATATTGGGCGAACCCTCGAAGGGAGGGATCGCCTTTTCGAACATGAACAATTTTTTGATGAGCTACAAGAGATTGTGGAAAAAGAAAAAGTTGATGCGATTCTTATGGCAGGAGACGTATTTGACTCGGTGAACCCGCCCGCAAAAGCTGAAGAACTATTTTACGAAAGTGTTGCAAGGCTCACTGATCACGGGAAACGTCCGATCATGGTTATTGCGGGTAATCACGATCACCCGGATCGCTTACAAGCAGCGAGGTCACTCGTGAAAAATCAAGGTGTCCATATTCTCGGCTATCCGACTGAACAAGCTGTTCAAATTAGACCTAATGGCAGTGACCAGCTTCTAAATATCGCTGCACTTCCTTATCCATCGGAATCAAGATTAAAAGATCGTTTTACTGAAAATGCAGATGAGCTTGAAATTCGTGAAGCGTATGATGAGCGGATTCAATTTATTTTTTCCGAGCTTACCAAAGATTTTTCACCAAACGATGTGAATGTTGCGATGAGTCATATTTTTGTTGCTGGTGGAAGTGCTTCTGAATCGGAGCGACCAATTGAAGTTGGGGGCGCTTATACGGTGAGGGCAACAAATCTCCCAGCCGACGTGCAATACACGGCACTTGGACATTTACACCGACCGCAGAACATTAAGCGGGCACCAACCTTAGCGCGATATTCTGGTTCGCCACTTGCGTTTAGTTTTTCTGAAGCAGGTTACGCAAAGTCGGTGACGCTCGTTGATGTGGAACCGGGAAAAGAGCCTGTTACAGAAGATATTTATTTATCATCCGGGAGGCCGCTCGTCAGGTGGAAAGCGAAAAATGGTGTGTCTGAAGTGTTTAAATGGATGGAAGAAAAGCGTGATCACAACGCATGGATTGAGCTTGAAGTGTATATGGAAGACACGCCGACGATGGAAGACATTCATC
The Bacillus shivajii DNA segment above includes these coding regions:
- the addA gene encoding helicase-exonuclease AddAB subunit AddA gives rise to the protein MNVNPKPLDVTWTDDQWKAIDARGNNILVAAAAGSGKTAVLVERIIRTIVDHQADVDRLLIVTFTNAAAAEMRTRIGEAIEKELKKDPGSLHLRRQLTLLNRANISTLHSFCMKVLKKYYFEVEIDPNFRLLDETEGELIREEVIDDLFEEEYGKENNHEFYAVVDRYSGDRSDDALRNLIRKLYNFSRSNPNPNQWLDELVHAYNLDDVGSMEELIWTKELFFDIHQQLEGAEAWIQKGMELTKEPAGPYKYAENFEEDLKVLYTLRQCKTWSEMYEAFQQAKFGRLKSIPKKDHVDENLKERAKKYRDTTKKVVEAIQKDYFSKEPEAFMHELKEMAPTVETTVRLVKEFAKRYMDAKKEKAVLDFNDLEHLCLQVLLDADGNELKPSKAALEFKDHFVEVLIDEYQDTNLVQETILYLLAKENNRFMVGDVKQSIYRFRLAEPSLFLDKYKTYVKSGDGDGWRIDLSKNFRSRSEILDATNFIFRQIMDESVGEIPYDTDAELHLGNLDYPEQEGLEAELAVINKGDPLEVKDPQDESQSLEEDLETSQLETRYIIQQVKKLVKEQHLVYDKSIKGQRPITYRDIVILMRSMPWASTMMEECKKEGIPVYADLSTGYFSAIEVQIVMSLLKIIDNPYQDIPLASVLRSPIVGFNEQELAHIRMMKKEVSYYDALKTTAEESPEDEIKEKAADFLEKLTNWRTNARSGALFELIWQIYRETGYFDYVGGMPGGKQRQANLRALYDRARSYESTSFRGLFRFLRFIERMQERGDDLGTARALGEQEDVVRIMTIHKSKGLEFPVVFVAGMNKKFNLQDMSASYLLHKELGFGTKFIDPKLRVAYPSIPQLAIKKRMHLESLAEEMRVLYVALTRAKEKLYLVGTVQNAEKSLENWQDLLGEDDWLLPAMDRQRGKTFMDWVGPAVLRHGSSSCYHGPGGVICENEVAEDASKWSMDIIERDTLQVEEKTEVEIQEDKLHKLYYLEPVEGAANESWVDEKLNWQYDRIQASIHRSKQTVSEMKRELEDEYSDVMFGVSKSFQSAYADRPQFLQEKGLSSTEIGTVMHTVMQHVPLTEPPTTEKIDRLLVGMYEKELLTRDQVEAVDVNHVIEFFNTDIGERMLNAKWVEREIPFSYGLPAVEAYQTWEEDEHTDGEKVLIQGVIDCIFEDENGKIILVDYKTDKITGKYKSFEDAKEALLGRYELQLSIYSGALEEIWKRDIDESILYFFDGGHVLNLEEGV
- a CDS encoding exonuclease SbcCD subunit D translates to MRLLHTADWHIGRTLEGRDRLFEHEQFFDELQEIVEKEKVDAILMAGDVFDSVNPPAKAEELFYESVARLTDHGKRPIMVIAGNHDHPDRLQAARSLVKNQGVHILGYPTEQAVQIRPNGSDQLLNIAALPYPSESRLKDRFTENADELEIREAYDERIQFIFSELTKDFSPNDVNVAMSHIFVAGGSASESERPIEVGGAYTVRATNLPADVQYTALGHLHRPQNIKRAPTLARYSGSPLAFSFSEAGYAKSVTLVDVEPGKEPVTEDIYLSSGRPLVRWKAKNGVSEVFKWMEEKRDHNAWIELEVYMEDTPTMEDIHHIKKNYPGIVTIRPIFPDTQEMDHEEEKKHVPIDEMFNRFYQRQTGGATPDEELVQLFLELVNENGGDQS
- the addB gene encoding helicase-exonuclease AddAB subunit AddB; this encodes MAITFYIGRSGTGKSTHIQQDMINKLKSQPTGNPIIYLVPDQMTFQTEMNFIQSDIQGMTRAQVFSFSRLALRVLQETGGISRHHLQRTGLHMLIRKIVEKEKDKFSVFKRSTETNGFIDELEQIVTEFKRYDVKTETLDHYEKTLREKEERSPQEAVLLDKLHDVKIVFENLEYELADQYVGTEDYLALLAEQIPKSTYLQNAEVYIDGFYSFTPLELNVLQELLAHTAEVNVVLTLDKHYDTDELVHELDLFHETGNTYQQLSFIAKEQGVQMNEPVSFSETKRFKTEGLKHLEKYGEVRPPVPCEENDGIEMIAAVHKRAEVEGVAREILNLVRNEGYQFKDVAVLLRNMESYGDLIETVCRDYSIPIFMDKKRSMLNHPVIELIRSALDIIDRNWRYEDVFRCFKTDLLFPLNEEIYEMRERVDQLENYVLSYGIQGARWYQKEPWTYQRVRTTAEGERKRSKYEEAFEREINDLKTMLTAPLIQLAKRMKTAKTSRDRCTVIYQFLEDCDVPKKLEWLRDQAIKTHDLERAREHDQVWNAVIELLDQMVELTGEEQVSFSLFRKLVETGVESMKFSIIPPALDQVIVADMEHSRLSDVKVAFILGVNEGVLPAKPEEGGIVSEEERELLGSEGLQLAPGSTRQLLNESFIIYLAQSTPSDLLYFTYPLADEEGRSMQPSILLKRIKDLFPNLEEKLWFNEPVEVPFEEQSNFVQNPAVTLSYLTYQLQSWKKGYEIPDFWWGVYNWFVEHPTWRKETEYVLKSLFYENKAKPLPKETSRAIYGDEIKTSVSRIEKFQGCPFSQFASHGLKLQERESYKLEAPDIGTLFHAALKEMAEHLKNEGRDFAQLTKNECTTLSKQIVDQLAPKIQREILLSSNRYSYIKQKLEEVVARASSILAEQSKASGFSPVGLEVGFGPKEDLPPLTFTLDNGVKMELIGRIDRVDKSQTDHGLMLRIIDYKSSKKDIKLMDVYYGLAIQMLIYLDVVLSHSDEWLGQKASPAGVLYFHVHNPLIQSNKPLSIEQLEEEIFKQFKMKGLLPADPEIIREMDTTLEQGVSNIIPAGLKKDGSLHSRSSVISEADYEVVRNYLRKQVEQVGTALTEGKIDITPVKNKQQVACTFCPYGSFCQFDPTIETNEYNTLNKLEPDDILQKMREEGGDSDER